The following proteins are encoded in a genomic region of Chromatiales bacterium:
- a CDS encoding NUDIX hydrolase, with product MHRRELLQLLAGYRTRFMEEGAYLRRARAFVEAQPDCFYRELWPAHVTGSAWVVNPDRSHVLLMHHRKHDQWFQPGGHADGDADILRVALRETTEETGLDPAQVRLVDGSIFDLDIHTIPPMGGHPEHSHIDVRFLVEIDDRLPIPGNDESHEVRWVALHEVSRYNNSPSTRRMVEKTRWLRNIHVA from the coding sequence ATGCATCGCCGGGAACTGCTGCAACTGCTGGCCGGCTATCGCACCCGATTCATGGAGGAGGGCGCCTACCTGCGGCGCGCCCGCGCCTTCGTCGAGGCGCAGCCCGACTGTTTCTATCGCGAGCTGTGGCCGGCCCATGTGACCGGTTCCGCCTGGGTGGTGAACCCGGACCGCAGCCATGTGCTGCTGATGCACCATCGCAAGCACGACCAGTGGTTCCAGCCGGGCGGGCATGCCGACGGTGACGCCGACATCCTGCGCGTGGCCCTGCGCGAAACGACCGAGGAGACCGGCCTGGACCCCGCCCAGGTACGGCTGGTGGATGGCAGCATCTTCGATCTCGACATCCACACCATCCCGCCGATGGGGGGCCACCCCGAGCACTCGCATATCGACGTCCGCTTCCTGGTGGAGATCGATGACCGCCTGCCCATTCCGGGCAACGACGAGTCGCACGAGGTGCGCTGGGTGGCGTTGCACGAGGTGTCGCGCTACAACAACAGCCCCTCGACCCGCCGCATGGTGGAAAAGACCCGCTGGCTGCGCAACATCCACGTCGCCTGA
- a CDS encoding PhnD/SsuA/transferrin family substrate-binding protein: protein MTIRQLATALLLALLACPLVAQEAPLVFSSPPRGSEQQDMERYTPLVRALSAWLGREVVYSYPKDFTTYSFAMRRGEYDIVLDGPHLTAWRMQRLQHRPVVKLPGEIRFLVAGPASDPALTDRDSLIGLRVCGLSSPHLGTLQFMAQYTNPVQQPVVYAQRGGFGAVYKAFREGQCRAALFREFYFEKKIPAEERQGLKIVFDVPALPEQTLTVGPRLGAAEMQTLHERLTDPAVAAPVAGRIFASFRPEATAFVAADPQEYAGLERLLMNNIWGWE from the coding sequence ATGACAATCCGCCAACTCGCCACCGCCCTGCTGCTGGCCCTGCTTGCCTGCCCCCTTGTGGCGCAGGAAGCCCCCCTGGTCTTCAGCTCACCCCCGCGCGGCAGTGAACAGCAGGACATGGAACGCTACACGCCGCTGGTGCGGGCCCTCTCCGCGTGGCTCGGGCGCGAGGTGGTCTACAGCTATCCGAAGGACTTCACCACCTATTCCTTCGCCATGCGCCGCGGGGAATACGACATCGTCCTCGACGGCCCGCATCTCACCGCCTGGCGCATGCAGCGCCTGCAGCACCGGCCCGTGGTGAAGCTGCCGGGCGAGATCCGTTTCCTCGTGGCCGGCCCGGCCAGCGATCCCGCCCTGACCGACCGCGACTCGCTCATCGGCCTGCGCGTCTGCGGCCTTTCCTCCCCGCATCTCGGCACCCTGCAGTTCATGGCGCAGTACACCAACCCGGTGCAGCAGCCCGTGGTCTATGCCCAGCGCGGCGGCTTTGGCGCCGTGTACAAGGCCTTCCGGGAAGGCCAGTGCCGGGCCGCCCTGTTCCGCGAGTTCTATTTCGAGAAGAAGATTCCGGCGGAGGAGCGCCAGGGGCTGAAGATCGTGTTCGATGTGCCGGCGCTGCCCGAGCAGACCCTGACCGTCGGACCCCGGCTGGGCGCGGCCGAAATGCAGACCCTGCACGAGCGCCTGACCGACCCCGCGGTGGCCGCCCCGGTGGCCGGCCGGATCTTCGCCAGCTTCCGCCCGGAGGCAACGGCCTTCGTCGCCGCCGACCCGCAGGAATACGCCGGCCTGGAGCGGCTGCTCATGAACAACATCTGGGGCTGGGAGTAA
- a CDS encoding TAXI family TRAP transporter solute-binding subunit: MKTRKLLAGLVAAFALATFSTGALADRANWPKSVTIGTASLGGTYFIYGGGWAQVVSEVVGVPASVENTGGPADNSVLVSNGVHAFGMVTLGPAYDAWTGNSPLMPGQEFKDMRAIFPMYATPFTVVTLKSSGIDSMAELDGKRVGPGPASGTAGSFVPRFLKDVGVNARIQNGSWNDLSRNMQDGQLDAVFFGAGIPVSAASAIEAQQEINVFSFSEENRKMLLDKYPFLVPFNVPKGTYKAVTQDMPTVAIWNFAIANKDLPDDFVYEVVKAVMENNDRMVQTHKTARSTIPDNFDKNGFLWMHPGAIKYFQEKGYTVPDSLYPPEYKK; this comes from the coding sequence ATGAAGACCCGTAAATTGCTTGCAGGCCTGGTGGCGGCGTTCGCGCTGGCGACCTTTTCCACCGGTGCCCTGGCCGATCGCGCCAACTGGCCCAAGTCCGTGACCATCGGCACGGCCTCGCTGGGTGGCACCTACTTCATCTATGGCGGCGGCTGGGCCCAGGTGGTCTCCGAGGTCGTCGGTGTGCCGGCCAGCGTGGAGAACACCGGTGGTCCGGCGGACAACTCAGTGCTGGTGAGCAACGGCGTGCATGCCTTCGGCATGGTGACGCTGGGCCCGGCCTATGACGCCTGGACCGGCAACAGCCCGCTGATGCCGGGTCAGGAATTCAAGGACATGCGCGCCATCTTCCCGATGTACGCCACGCCCTTCACGGTGGTGACGCTGAAGAGCTCCGGCATCGACAGCATGGCCGAGCTCGACGGCAAGCGCGTGGGCCCGGGCCCGGCCTCCGGTACGGCCGGTTCCTTCGTGCCGCGCTTTCTCAAGGACGTGGGTGTGAACGCGCGCATCCAGAACGGTAGCTGGAACGACCTGTCCCGCAACATGCAGGACGGTCAGCTCGATGCCGTGTTCTTCGGGGCCGGCATCCCGGTGTCCGCCGCCTCCGCCATCGAGGCGCAGCAGGAGATCAACGTCTTCTCCTTCTCCGAGGAGAACCGCAAGATGCTGCTGGACAAGTACCCCTTCCTGGTGCCGTTCAACGTGCCGAAGGGTACCTACAAGGCCGTGACGCAAGACATGCCCACCGTGGCCATCTGGAACTTCGCCATCGCCAACAAGGACCTGCCGGATGACTTCGTCTACGAAGTGGTGAAGGCGGTGATGGAAAACAACGACCGCATGGTCCAGACCCACAAGACGGCGCGCTCCACCATCCCGGACAACTTCGACAAGAACGGCTTCCTGTGGATGCACCCCGGCGCCATCAAGTACTTCCAGGAAAAGGGTTACACCGTCCCCGACAGCCTCTACCCGCCCGAATACAAGAAATAA
- a CDS encoding TRAP transporter fused permease subunit yields MEAGGLWFWLYLLGGIILLGSLLWACVGRDRAPALLELIPLGIAVAAIGIALSMAGYAFYLRYAADMQFPPPWVFNWFGPALVVAALTAVLSGWVFGSRGHAVSWTDWVLVLAALCVGFYMIFNLQVLQFRAGVLPMQPDFLTAFTGIVLVLELTRRLAGLALPIIAMLFIAYVFLGTELPGFLQHNGATPERFFSYLYALDGVFGVTTAVSSTYIILFIIFGAFLQASKVGDYFVNFAFSVAGAARGGPAKVAVFASALMGTINGTSAGNVVATGSMTIPLMKRVGYGSRSSAAIEAAASTGGQILPPVMGAGAFIMAEVTEIPYTEIVVAAVIPALLYFVAIFFMVDGEALRKGLKGIPRKDLPVMREMLKRVYLFAPLLILVVALFSGNSVIRAGSLALLITMIVASPLRYSLKLSLPVAIVALLGITGLNVFGILTMPSLMETAGIEVPRWLSILAILGLALVLAKGMGFTRSIKGLELGARMSLQILAVCACAGIIVGVIAFTGVGGRFANVLLLLAEGSQLVALIFAMMISILLGMGMPTTAAYAVAASVVAPGLQRMGIDPLVAHMFVFYYAVISAITPPVALAAFAGAGISGANPLSTSVESFKVGLAAFIVPFMFFYSPGLLMQGEWLVIARNVVTALFGVYLLAGAVVGYFKGPLTWYARLPLVVAAILMISGTLVTDLIGIAIAVIVFLLQRYRHRPAAA; encoded by the coding sequence ATGGAGGCCGGCGGCCTCTGGTTCTGGCTGTACCTGCTCGGTGGCATCATCCTGCTGGGTTCGCTGCTCTGGGCCTGTGTGGGCCGCGACCGGGCCCCGGCCCTGCTTGAACTCATCCCGCTGGGCATTGCCGTGGCGGCCATCGGCATCGCGCTGTCCATGGCGGGCTACGCCTTCTACCTGCGCTACGCCGCGGACATGCAGTTTCCGCCGCCGTGGGTGTTCAACTGGTTTGGCCCGGCGCTGGTGGTGGCGGCGCTCACCGCCGTGCTGAGCGGCTGGGTCTTCGGCAGCCGCGGACACGCGGTGAGCTGGACGGACTGGGTGCTGGTGCTCGCGGCCCTGTGCGTGGGCTTTTACATGATCTTCAACCTGCAGGTGCTGCAGTTCCGCGCCGGTGTGCTGCCCATGCAGCCCGATTTCCTCACGGCATTCACCGGCATCGTGCTGGTGCTGGAACTCACGCGCCGGCTGGCCGGGCTGGCCTTGCCGATCATCGCCATGCTGTTCATCGCCTACGTGTTCCTCGGCACCGAACTGCCGGGCTTCCTGCAGCACAACGGCGCCACGCCGGAGCGCTTCTTCTCCTATCTCTATGCGCTGGATGGCGTGTTCGGTGTCACGACCGCCGTCTCCTCCACCTATATCATCCTGTTCATCATCTTCGGCGCCTTTCTGCAGGCCTCGAAGGTGGGTGACTACTTCGTGAACTTCGCCTTCTCCGTGGCGGGTGCGGCGCGCGGCGGGCCGGCCAAGGTGGCGGTGTTCGCCAGCGCGCTGATGGGCACCATCAACGGCACCTCGGCCGGCAACGTGGTGGCCACCGGGTCGATGACCATCCCGCTGATGAAGCGGGTCGGTTACGGTTCGCGCAGTTCCGCCGCCATCGAGGCGGCCGCCTCCACCGGGGGGCAGATCCTGCCGCCGGTGATGGGGGCAGGCGCCTTCATCATGGCCGAGGTCACCGAGATCCCGTATACCGAGATCGTGGTGGCGGCCGTGATCCCGGCGCTGCTGTACTTCGTCGCCATCTTCTTCATGGTGGACGGCGAGGCACTGCGCAAGGGACTGAAGGGCATTCCGCGCAAGGACCTGCCGGTGATGCGCGAGATGCTCAAGCGCGTCTACCTGTTCGCTCCGTTGCTGATCCTGGTGGTGGCCCTGTTCAGCGGCAACTCGGTGATCCGTGCCGGTTCCCTGGCCCTGCTCATCACCATGATCGTCGCCTCCCCGCTGCGCTACTCGCTCAAGCTCTCGCTGCCGGTGGCCATTGTCGCGCTGCTGGGCATCACCGGGCTCAACGTCTTCGGCATCCTCACCATGCCGAGCCTGATGGAAACGGCCGGCATAGAGGTGCCGCGCTGGCTGAGCATCCTGGCCATACTCGGGCTGGCGCTGGTGCTGGCGAAGGGCATGGGCTTTACGCGCTCGATCAAGGGGCTGGAGCTCGGCGCGCGCATGAGCCTGCAGATCCTGGCCGTGTGTGCCTGTGCGGGCATCATCGTCGGTGTCATCGCCTTCACCGGCGTGGGCGGGCGCTTCGCCAACGTGCTGCTGCTGCTGGCCGAAGGCAGCCAGCTCGTCGCCCTGATCTTCGCCATGATGATCTCCATCCTGCTCGGCATGGGCATGCCGACCACGGCCGCCTATGCCGTGGCCGCCTCGGTGGTCGCGCCGGGCCTGCAGCGCATGGGCATCGACCCGCTGGTGGCGCACATGTTCGTGTTCTATTACGCGGTCATCTCCGCCATCACACCGCCGGTGGCCCTGGCCGCCTTCGCCGGCGCGGGGATCAGTGGGGCCAATCCGCTGTCCACCTCCGTCGAGAGCTTCAAGGTGGGGCTGGCCGCCTTCATCGTGCCGTTCATGTTCTTCTACAGCCCGGGCCTGTTGATGCAGGGCGAGTGGCTGGTGATCGCGCGCAACGTGGTGACCGCCCTGTTCGGCGTGTACCTGCTGGCCGGCGCGGTGGTGGGCTACTTCAAGGGGCCGCTCACCTGGTATGCGCGCCTGCCGCTGGTGGTCGCGGCGATACTCATGATCTCGGGTACCCTGGTCACGGACCTCATCGGCATCGCCATCGCGGTGATCGTGTTCCTGCTGCAGCGTTATCGCCACCGCCCCGCGGCGGCCTGA
- a CDS encoding fused MFS/spermidine synthase: MARPRARLAIYALAIFLSSAGLMALEIAAARLLAPYIGASLYSWTAIIGVVLGGLSLGNWLGGVWADRGAGESVAGWVLGAGALACVGVLLLLTLIAGPLQRLEIGLLAASFLYVAALFFVPAVLLGVVTPLLTTLALRLDARTGHVVGMMHALAAFGSIVGTFATGYLFIQYFGTQAVILGTGAMMALLALVFLRGRLPAVAILAVLAVGLVTWTGARGGLQVPCDRETNYFCIRVVDMTRDMPFGEARGMVLDHLLHGISHRQRPQFLPSPYTHLMAEVIDLHAGGVQGRPLRSFFAGGGAYTQPRALRARYPDARIVIAEIDPAVTEMARAQLYYDGAEDVIIHADARRVLNTQPESYFDVIVGDVFHDIAIPYHLVTAEYAELVRSRLTADGLYVLNVVDAHPDPRLVKSIVKTLGTVFPDVRVWLEEWPQRPERMTYVITMGGSVALPDRLVARHWPPREWLDVSERLATTGTPLAGLPVLTDDRAPVERLLSTLIFGELGR; this comes from the coding sequence ATGGCAAGACCGCGTGCGCGGCTGGCGATTTACGCGCTGGCCATCTTTCTGAGTTCGGCCGGCCTGATGGCGCTGGAGATCGCGGCGGCACGCCTGCTGGCGCCCTATATCGGGGCCTCGCTGTATTCCTGGACGGCGATCATCGGGGTGGTGCTCGGCGGGCTGTCGCTGGGCAACTGGCTGGGAGGGGTGTGGGCCGACCGCGGGGCCGGCGAGTCGGTGGCCGGCTGGGTGTTGGGGGCCGGGGCGCTGGCCTGTGTCGGTGTGCTGCTGCTGCTCACCCTGATCGCCGGTCCGTTGCAGCGCCTGGAGATCGGCCTGCTGGCCGCGAGTTTCCTCTACGTGGCCGCCCTGTTCTTCGTGCCGGCGGTGCTGCTCGGCGTGGTCACGCCCCTGCTCACCACCCTGGCCCTCAGGCTCGACGCCCGTACCGGCCACGTGGTGGGCATGATGCATGCCCTGGCCGCCTTCGGCAGCATCGTCGGCACCTTCGCCACCGGTTATCTCTTCATCCAGTACTTCGGTACCCAGGCGGTGATCCTCGGCACCGGGGCGATGATGGCCCTGCTGGCCCTGGTATTCCTGCGGGGACGACTGCCTGCCGTGGCCATCCTGGCGGTGCTGGCCGTGGGCCTCGTCACCTGGACCGGGGCCCGCGGCGGCCTGCAGGTGCCCTGCGACCGGGAGACGAACTACTTCTGCATCCGCGTGGTGGACATGACCCGCGACATGCCCTTCGGCGAGGCGCGCGGCATGGTGCTCGATCACCTGCTGCATGGCATCAGCCACCGGCAGCGTCCGCAGTTCCTGCCATCACCATATACCCATCTCATGGCCGAGGTCATCGATCTGCATGCCGGCGGCGTGCAGGGGCGGCCACTGCGCAGCTTCTTTGCCGGTGGCGGGGCCTATACCCAGCCGCGCGCCCTGCGGGCGCGCTATCCCGATGCCCGTATCGTGATCGCCGAGATCGACCCGGCCGTGACCGAGATGGCGCGGGCGCAGCTCTACTACGACGGCGCAGAGGACGTGATCATCCATGCGGATGCACGTCGTGTACTCAACACCCAGCCCGAGAGCTATTTCGACGTCATCGTGGGGGACGTCTTCCATGACATCGCCATTCCCTATCACCTGGTGACGGCGGAATACGCCGAGCTGGTGCGCTCCCGTCTCACGGCGGACGGCCTGTACGTACTCAACGTGGTGGACGCCCACCCCGATCCCCGCCTGGTGAAGAGCATCGTGAAGACCCTGGGGACCGTCTTCCCGGACGTGCGCGTGTGGCTGGAGGAGTGGCCGCAGCGGCCCGAACGCATGACCTACGTGATCACCATGGGTGGCAGCGTCGCACTGCCCGATCGCCTGGTTGCCCGCCACTGGCCGCCGCGGGAGTGGCTGGATGTGAGCGAACGGCTCGCCACCACCGGCACGCCGCTGGCCGGCCTGCCGGTGCTCACCGACGACCGGGCGCCCGTGGAACGCCTGCTGTCGACACTGATCTTCGGCGAGCTGGGGCGCTAG
- a CDS encoding outer membrane protein assembly factor has product MRYARLRPSIRGWRAGLLGGLLLLLAGTVQAQSPQIHVPGLDDELADNIRAFLSIAREPCELVAWRERPLLRRAEEETRDALRAFGYYQPGITLDLRRMEGCWRLDVRVTPGERVRVRRVDVTLTGAAAEDPAFDALLADAPLKVGDPLRHDRYEDLRKGLTRLAADRGYFDSRILVRELRIDTGEAAADAVIHLDSGPRYAFGEVTLAQDILRPERVRKFLPFAEGDPYDARRLIDLQQRLVDSDYYSEVRVRTETEARAEGRVPILVTLTPRKRHAYLVGIGASTDIGPRLRLGFENRYANRLGHRYHFDMELSPVRSGAGFNYEIPLADPTRERINLLTRYQTEETDTAESDIFGVGISHSRQYLSGWVATRSLNFEREDYTVAGVTDRSDLLMPGFALTRVHADHPLNPRSGWKLYGSTRGAHEEAGSTVSFAQFHGRAKLILPLGTGRLITRAEGGATLADVLVELPSSVRFYAGGDDSVRGYGYQKLGPQDASGEVIGGRHVLTGSLEYEHPLGGRWSAAAFVDAGNAYDRYEDYDPVTGVGLGIRWRSPIGPIRVDFAHPLDSDDDFRLHLTMGPDL; this is encoded by the coding sequence ATGAGGTACGCCCGTCTGCGTCCATCCATCCGGGGCTGGCGTGCCGGTCTGCTCGGCGGCCTGTTGCTGCTGCTTGCCGGCACGGTCCAGGCCCAGTCCCCGCAGATCCACGTCCCCGGCCTCGATGACGAGCTGGCCGACAACATCCGCGCCTTCCTGAGCATCGCCCGCGAGCCCTGCGAGCTGGTGGCCTGGCGCGAACGCCCCCTGCTGCGCCGGGCCGAGGAGGAGACGCGCGATGCCCTGCGCGCCTTCGGCTACTACCAGCCCGGGATCACCCTGGACCTGCGTCGTATGGAGGGCTGCTGGCGTCTGGACGTGCGCGTGACACCGGGCGAGCGGGTGCGGGTGCGCCGCGTGGACGTGACGCTGACGGGGGCGGCGGCGGAGGACCCGGCCTTCGATGCCCTGCTGGCCGATGCGCCGCTGAAGGTCGGCGACCCCCTGCGTCATGACCGCTACGAGGACCTGCGCAAGGGCCTCACCCGCCTGGCCGCCGACCGGGGCTATTTCGACAGTCGGATCCTCGTTCGCGAATTGCGCATCGATACGGGCGAGGCCGCGGCCGACGCCGTCATCCACCTGGACAGCGGCCCGCGCTACGCCTTCGGCGAGGTGACCCTGGCGCAGGACATCCTGCGACCCGAGCGGGTGAGGAAGTTCCTGCCCTTTGCCGAGGGCGATCCCTATGACGCCCGCCGGCTGATCGACCTGCAGCAGCGCCTGGTCGACAGCGACTACTACAGCGAGGTGCGCGTGCGCACCGAGACCGAGGCGCGGGCCGAGGGACGCGTGCCCATCCTGGTCACGCTGACGCCGCGCAAGCGCCACGCCTACCTCGTCGGTATCGGTGCCTCCACGGACATCGGTCCCCGCCTGCGCCTGGGCTTCGAGAATCGCTACGCCAACCGGTTGGGCCATCGCTACCACTTCGACATGGAACTCTCGCCGGTGCGCTCGGGGGCGGGGTTCAACTACGAGATCCCGCTGGCCGACCCCACGCGAGAACGCATCAACCTGCTCACGCGCTACCAGACCGAGGAGACCGACACGGCCGAGTCCGACATCTTCGGCGTGGGCATCAGCCACTCGCGGCAGTACCTCTCGGGCTGGGTGGCGACCCGCTCGCTGAACTTCGAGCGCGAGGACTACACCGTGGCCGGGGTCACCGACCGCAGCGACCTGCTCATGCCCGGCTTCGCGCTCACCCGCGTGCATGCCGATCACCCCCTCAATCCGCGTAGCGGCTGGAAGCTCTACGGCAGTACCCGGGGCGCGCACGAGGAGGCCGGCTCGACGGTGAGCTTTGCCCAGTTTCACGGCCGGGCCAAGCTCATCCTGCCGCTGGGCACGGGCCGCCTCATCACGCGCGCGGAGGGCGGCGCGACCCTGGCCGACGTGCTGGTGGAGCTGCCGTCCTCGGTGCGTTTCTACGCCGGCGGTGACGACAGCGTACGCGGCTACGGTTACCAGAAGCTCGGCCCACAGGACGCCAGCGGCGAGGTGATCGGCGGGCGTCACGTCCTCACCGGCAGCCTGGAATACGAACACCCCCTGGGCGGCCGCTGGAGCGCGGCGGCCTTCGTCGACGCCGGCAACGCCTATGACCGCTACGAGGACTACGACCCCGTCACCGGCGTGGGGCTCGGCATCCGCTGGCGCTCGCCCATCGGCCCCATCCGCGTGGATTTCGCCCACCCGCTGGACAGCGACGACGACTTCCGTCTGCACCTCACCATGGGGCCGGACCTGTGA